A region of Kribbella sp. NBC_01245 DNA encodes the following proteins:
- a CDS encoding LacI family DNA-binding transcriptional regulator: protein MGRPFRIRDIAVQAGLSETTVDRVLNGRAGVSVRARRQVEQAIVDLERQQSQIRLGGRTFVIDLVMQAPARFSSAVRAALEAELPGLRPAMIRARFDLTETATALELVSALDRIRRRGSHGVVLKAPDVPSIVAAVDRLVAAGIPVVTLVTDLPTSRRSAYVGIDNRAAGTTAAYLISQWLGPRPGNVLVTLSRESFRGEEEREMGFRTAMRRFAPSRRLVELPETEGLDETMHALALSALNADPALVAVYSIGGANQAIVNAFTTLGRDCAVFIAHDLDADNTRLLASGHLSAVLHHDLPTDLRRTCQAILQSHSALPGAPHSLPSAIQIVTPHNVPTHLP, encoded by the coding sequence GTGGGCAGGCCCTTCCGCATCCGCGACATCGCCGTACAGGCCGGTCTGAGCGAGACCACCGTCGACCGCGTGCTGAACGGCCGCGCCGGGGTGAGTGTGCGCGCCCGTCGCCAGGTCGAACAGGCCATCGTCGACCTCGAACGCCAGCAATCCCAGATCCGCCTAGGCGGCCGCACCTTCGTGATCGACCTCGTGATGCAGGCACCCGCGCGATTCTCGAGCGCCGTACGTGCCGCACTCGAAGCAGAGCTCCCGGGCCTGCGACCGGCGATGATCCGCGCGCGTTTCGACCTCACGGAGACGGCGACTGCGCTCGAACTCGTCAGCGCCCTCGACCGCATCCGCCGCCGCGGCTCGCACGGCGTGGTGTTGAAGGCGCCGGACGTCCCCTCGATTGTCGCGGCCGTCGACCGTTTGGTGGCGGCGGGCATCCCGGTCGTCACGTTGGTGACCGACCTCCCGACCAGTCGCCGCTCGGCGTACGTCGGCATCGACAACCGCGCCGCCGGCACCACCGCGGCGTACCTCATCTCCCAATGGCTCGGCCCCCGCCCCGGCAACGTCCTGGTCACCCTCAGCCGCGAGTCCTTCCGCGGCGAAGAAGAACGCGAAATGGGCTTCCGTACGGCCATGCGCCGCTTCGCCCCATCCCGCCGCCTGGTCGAACTCCCCGAAACCGAAGGCCTAGACGAAACCATGCACGCCCTCGCGTTGTCGGCGTTGAACGCCGACCCGGCCTTGGTAGCGGTCTACTCAATCGGCGGCGCCAACCAGGCCATCGTCAACGCCTTCACCACCCTCGGCCGCGACTGCGCCGTCTTCATCGCCCACGACCTAGACGCCGACAACACCCGCCTACTGGCCTCCGGCCACCTCTCGGCGGTCCTCCACCACGACCTCCCCACCGACCTCCGCCGAACCTGCCAAGCCATCCTCCAATCCCACTCCGCCCTCCCCGGAGCCCCCCACTCCCTCCCTTCCGCTATCCAAATAGTCACTCCGCAT